A genomic window from Equus asinus isolate D_3611 breed Donkey chromosome 25, EquAss-T2T_v2, whole genome shotgun sequence includes:
- the SNAPIN gene encoding SNARE-associated protein Snapin isoform X1, translating to MAGAGSAAVSGAGTPVAGPAGRDLFAEGLLEFLRPAVQQLDSHVHAVRCPRGKGGAGPRKGGATMGPAGFRWELIGARAERRKAAGLVPLCRESQVELREQIDNLASELCRINEDQKVALDLDPYVKKLLNARRRVVLVNNILQNAQERLRRLNHSVAKETARRRAMLDSGVYPPGSPSK from the exons ATGGCGGGGGCTGGTTCTGCTGCTGTGTCCGGGGCAGGGACCCCGGTGGCGGGGCCCGCGGGCCGAGACCTCTTCGCCGAGGGGCTCCTCGAGTTCCTGCGACCGGCTGTGCAGCAGCTCGACTCTCACGTCCACGCCGTCAGGTGCCCGAGAGGGAAGGGCGGGGCGGGACCAAGAAAGGGCGGGGCCACGATGGGCCCagctggcttcaggtgggaaCTGATTGGCGCCAGGGCAGAAAGGCGGAAGGCCGCAG GCCTTGTACCTCTTTGCAGAGAGAGCCAGGTAGAGCTCCGGGAACAAATTGACAACCTAGCTTCCG AACTGTGCCGTATCAATGAGGATCAGAAAGTGGCCCTGGATCTCGACCCCTATGTGAAGAAGCTACTTAATGCCCGGCGACGAGTTGTCTTGGTCAACAACATTCTACAGAATGCCCAG GAACGGCTGAGGCGGCTAAACCACAGTGTTGCCAAGGAAACAGCCCGCAGGAGGGCAATGCTGGATTCAGGAGTTTACCCCCCTGGTTCCCCAAGCAAGTAA
- the SNAPIN gene encoding SNARE-associated protein Snapin isoform X2 yields the protein MAGAGSAAVSGAGTPVAGPAGRDLFAEGLLEFLRPAVQQLDSHVHAVRESQVELREQIDNLASELCRINEDQKVALDLDPYVKKLLNARRRVVLVNNILQNAQERLRRLNHSVAKETARRRAMLDSGVYPPGSPSK from the exons ATGGCGGGGGCTGGTTCTGCTGCTGTGTCCGGGGCAGGGACCCCGGTGGCGGGGCCCGCGGGCCGAGACCTCTTCGCCGAGGGGCTCCTCGAGTTCCTGCGACCGGCTGTGCAGCAGCTCGACTCTCACGTCCACGCCGTCAG AGAGAGCCAGGTAGAGCTCCGGGAACAAATTGACAACCTAGCTTCCG AACTGTGCCGTATCAATGAGGATCAGAAAGTGGCCCTGGATCTCGACCCCTATGTGAAGAAGCTACTTAATGCCCGGCGACGAGTTGTCTTGGTCAACAACATTCTACAGAATGCCCAG GAACGGCTGAGGCGGCTAAACCACAGTGTTGCCAAGGAAACAGCCCGCAGGAGGGCAATGCTGGATTCAGGAGTTTACCCCCCTGGTTCCCCAAGCAAGTAA